One window from the genome of Variovorax sp. PAMC26660 encodes:
- the hemE gene encoding uroporphyrinogen decarboxylase: MPFAPLQNDTFLRACWRQATDHTPVWLMRQAGRYLPEYVATRAKAGSFMGLATNTDYATEVTLQPLARYPLDAAILFSDILTVPDAMGLGLSFEAGEGPRFARPVRDEAAVAALEVPDMDRLRYVFSAVASIRKALDGRVPLIGFSGSPWTLACYMVEGAGSSDYRLVKSMLYSRPDLMHRILAVNADSVATYLNAQIDAGAQAVMVFDSWGGVLADGAFQEFSLAYTARVLAGLKRTGPDGQPVPRIVFTKGGGLWLDAMRELDCEVLGVDWTVNLGVARKQIAEGADDKAKALQGNIDPNVLFAPPAQIEAEVAKVLQAFGKPHADRNAKGPTHIFNLGHGISQFTPPDHVAALVQAVHAQSRALRR, translated from the coding sequence ATCTGCCCGAATACGTCGCCACGCGCGCCAAGGCGGGCAGCTTCATGGGGCTGGCGACCAACACCGACTACGCCACCGAAGTCACGCTGCAGCCGCTGGCGCGCTACCCGCTCGACGCCGCCATCCTGTTCTCGGACATCCTCACCGTGCCCGACGCCATGGGCCTGGGCCTGTCGTTCGAGGCCGGCGAAGGCCCACGCTTTGCGCGCCCGGTGCGCGACGAAGCGGCCGTGGCCGCGCTCGAAGTCCCCGACATGGACAGGCTGCGCTATGTGTTCAGCGCGGTGGCCTCGATCCGCAAGGCGCTCGACGGCCGCGTGCCGCTGATCGGCTTTTCGGGTAGCCCGTGGACGCTGGCCTGCTACATGGTCGAAGGCGCTGGCTCCAGCGACTACCGGCTCGTCAAGAGCATGCTGTACAGCCGCCCCGACCTGATGCACCGCATCCTCGCGGTCAATGCCGATTCGGTAGCCACCTACCTCAACGCGCAGATCGACGCCGGCGCACAGGCCGTGATGGTGTTCGACAGCTGGGGCGGCGTGCTGGCCGACGGCGCCTTCCAGGAATTCAGCCTCGCCTACACGGCGCGCGTTCTGGCGGGCTTGAAGCGCACCGGCCCTGACGGCCAGCCCGTGCCGCGCATCGTGTTCACCAAGGGCGGCGGTCTGTGGCTGGACGCCATGCGCGAGCTTGATTGCGAAGTGCTGGGCGTCGACTGGACGGTGAACCTGGGCGTCGCGCGAAAGCAGATCGCCGAAGGCGCCGACGACAAGGCCAAGGCGCTGCAGGGCAACATCGACCCGAACGTGCTGTTCGCGCCGCCCGCGCAGATCGAAGCCGAGGTGGCCAAGGTGCTGCAGGCCTTCGGCAAGCCGCACGCCGACCGCAACGCCAAGGGACCGACCCACATCTTCAACCTGGGCCACGGCATCAGCCAGTTCACGCCGCCGGACCATGTGGCGGCGCTGGTCCAGGCGGTGCACGCCCAGTCGCGCGCCCTGCGCCGTTAA